One genomic window of Burkholderia diffusa includes the following:
- a CDS encoding DUF1073 domain-containing protein — protein MNRKQRKAEQRQYRAMAADSANAKRWMTPDSFQNFEARVGLGTPNQSSAYQYGFDFISRNRVQMEAMYRSSWIVGQAVDVVAEDMTRMGVEIGSDIAPEDKDKLNQEFENLAVWDSLCDTIKWARLYGGALAVMMIDGQDASKPLRLDTIAEGQFKGLCVLDRWLVQPTLNDLVTEPGPDLGMPKFYDVVADSMALPRQRIHYSRVLRFDGVTLPYWQKIAENLWGQSVIERLIDRLVAFDSTTMGGAQLVFKAHLRTLKVDGLRKIIAAGGPALEALLKNVDFIRRFQSNEGLSLIDAADDLQVDQYAFTGLDSVLLQFAQQLAGALQIPLVRLLGQSPAGLNATGESDLRTYYDNIKQQQERRLRRALNQLFEVMFRSVLGTKPPDGFSYDFRALWQMTDEQKATTANTITDAVTKAVDAGLMTPAGGMKELRASSHRTGVFSSITDEEIKEAEDQPPPAPETELPPNVDDQNDGPQAPPKPGASERAGAPVRNAAAKDRAAGGRVGRWLSAWRSRGGANDRAAA, from the coding sequence ATGAATCGAAAGCAACGCAAGGCCGAGCAGCGGCAATACCGCGCGATGGCTGCGGATTCCGCCAATGCGAAGCGCTGGATGACGCCGGACAGCTTCCAGAACTTCGAAGCGCGGGTCGGGCTCGGCACGCCCAACCAATCGTCCGCCTACCAGTACGGATTCGACTTCATCTCGCGCAACCGCGTGCAGATGGAGGCGATGTACCGGTCGTCGTGGATCGTCGGCCAGGCCGTCGATGTCGTCGCCGAGGACATGACCCGCATGGGCGTCGAGATCGGCTCCGACATCGCGCCCGAGGATAAGGACAAGCTGAATCAGGAGTTCGAGAACCTCGCGGTATGGGACAGCCTCTGCGACACGATCAAGTGGGCGCGTCTGTACGGCGGCGCGCTGGCCGTCATGATGATCGACGGGCAGGACGCGTCGAAGCCGTTGCGGCTTGACACGATCGCCGAGGGGCAGTTCAAGGGCCTCTGCGTGCTCGATCGCTGGCTGGTGCAGCCGACACTCAACGATCTCGTGACCGAGCCCGGCCCGGACCTCGGCATGCCGAAGTTCTACGACGTCGTCGCGGACTCGATGGCGCTGCCGCGCCAGCGGATCCACTACAGCCGCGTGCTGCGCTTCGACGGCGTCACGCTGCCGTACTGGCAGAAGATCGCCGAGAACCTCTGGGGGCAGTCGGTCATCGAGCGCCTGATCGACCGACTCGTGGCATTCGACAGCACGACGATGGGCGGGGCGCAGCTCGTATTCAAGGCGCACCTTCGCACGCTGAAGGTCGATGGTCTGCGCAAGATCATCGCGGCGGGCGGCCCCGCCCTCGAAGCGCTGTTGAAGAACGTCGACTTCATCCGGCGCTTCCAGTCCAACGAGGGACTGTCGCTGATCGATGCGGCGGACGATCTGCAGGTCGACCAGTACGCGTTCACTGGACTGGACTCCGTGCTGCTGCAGTTCGCGCAGCAGCTTGCCGGCGCGTTGCAGATCCCGCTCGTGCGCTTGCTGGGACAGTCACCGGCCGGCCTGAACGCCACGGGCGAGTCGGACCTGCGCACCTACTACGACAACATCAAGCAGCAGCAGGAGCGCCGGCTGCGCCGCGCGCTGAACCAGCTGTTCGAGGTGATGTTCCGCTCGGTGCTCGGTACGAAGCCGCCCGACGGCTTCTCGTACGACTTCCGCGCACTCTGGCAGATGACCGACGAGCAGAAGGCGACGACGGCCAACACGATCACCGATGCGGTGACGAAGGCGGTAGACGCCGGCCTGATGACGCCGGCCGGCGGCATGAAGGAGCTGCGCGCGTCGAGCCATCGCACCGGCGTGTTCTCGTCGATCACCGACGAAGAGATCAAGGAAGCGGAGGACCAGCCGCCGCCCGCGCCCGAAACGGAGCTTCCCCCGAATGTTGATGACCAGAACGACGGACCGCAAGCGCCGCCGAAACCCGGTGCGTCTGAGCGGGCCGGAGCGCCGGTACGGAACGCAGCTGCGAAAGATCGCGCAGCAGGTGGGCGCGTTGGTC